One segment of Panicum virgatum strain AP13 chromosome 1K, P.virgatum_v5, whole genome shotgun sequence DNA contains the following:
- the LOC120705552 gene encoding probable protein kinase At2g41970 translates to MSCCGGAEEDSYGPPANQAAPPPNANGPGNRGGPRGPGAPRPGGPAKPVSIDVPTIPFDELKKITNNFSDRALIGEGSYGRVYNATLSDGRAAVIKKLDPSASQDSDSDFAAQIAMVSKLKNEYFVELLGYCLEDGNRMLAYQFATMGSLHNILHGKKGVQGAEPGPVLNWMQRVKIAYGAARGLEYLHEKVQPSIVHRDIRSSNVLIFDEFSSKIADFNLTNQGTDTAARLHSTRVLGTFGYHAPEYAMTGQINQKSDVYSFGVILLELLTGRKPVDHTMPKGQQSLVTWATPRLSEDKVKQCVDPKLNNDYPPKAVAKLAAVAALCVQYESDFRPNMTIVVKAIQPLLNAPKPAAPAAPQS, encoded by the exons ATGTCTTGCTGCGGAGGGGCCGAGGAGGACAGCTACGGCCCGCCGGCCAACCAGGCGGCTCCGCCACCCAATGCAAACGGCCCCG GCAACAGAGGCGGGCCGAGGGGCCCGGGCGCGCCCAGGCCCGGGGGCCCCGCCAAGCCCGTCAGCATCGACGTGCCCACCATACCCTTCGACGAACTCAAGAAGATCACCAACAACTTCAGCGACCGCGCCCTCATCGGCGAGGGCTCCTACGGCCGCGTCTACAACGCCACGCTCAgcgacggccgcgccgccgtcatCAAGAAGCTCGACCCCAGCGCCTCGCAGGACTCCGACTCCGACTTCGCCGCGCAG atAGCGATGGTCTCCAAGCTCAAGAACGAGTACTTCGTCGAGCTCCTGGGCTACTGCTTGGAGGATGGCAACCGCATGCTGGCCTACCAGTTTGCCACCATGGGTTCCTTGCATAACATCCTACACG GGAAGAAAGGAGTTCAGGGCGCCGAGCCCGGGCCGGTCCTGAACTGGATGCAGCGAGTGAAGATAGCCTACGGCGCGGCGAGAGGGCTGGAGTACCTCCACGAGAAAGTCCAGCCGTCGATCGTCCATCGAGACATCCGGTCCAGCAACGTTCTCATCTTCGACGAGTTCAGCTCCAAGATTGCTGATTTCAACCTGACCAACCAGGGGACCGACACCGCTGCCCGGTTGCACTCCACTCGTGTGCTAGGGACGTTTGGGTACCATGCCCCAGA gtaCGCTATGACAGGCCAAATCAACCAGAAGAGCGACGTCTACAGTTTTGGGGTGATTCTCTTGGAGCTACTGACAGGGAGGAAACCGGTGGATCACACCATGCCTAAAGGGCAGCAAAGTCTTGTTACTTGG GCCACTCCAAGGTTGAGCGAAGACAAAGTGAAGCAGTGTGTTGACCCCAAGCTCAACAACGACTACCCTCCAAAGGCTGTCGCAAAG TTGGCAGCAGTTGCAGCGTTGTGCGTGCAGTATGAATCCGACTTCCGACCGAACATGACCATCGTCGTGAAGGCGATCCAGCCACTTCTAAATGCTCCTAAACCAGCCGCTCCAGCAGCGCCACAGTCCTGA